From the Ilumatobacteraceae bacterium genome, the window CTGTGCCGTGTCGGCCCACTCGGCGAGGAGTTCCTTTCGCCAGGGATGGTGCCGGCACGCGGTGCAGGCCAGCGTCAGCGAACGCACCCGGTCGGGGTGGCGGAGCGCCATGATCTGGCTGATCACGCCGCCCATCGACGCGCCGACGACGTGGGCCGACTCGACGCGGGCGTGATCGAGCACCGCGGCCGCATCATCGGCCATCTGCTCCATGGTGTACGCCCCGTACGGCTTGTCGCTGCGGCCCGCTCCACGGTTGTCGAACGCGATCGTGCGGAACCACGGCGCGAGCGCGATGCGTTGCAGATCCCAGAGGTGCTTGTCGGCGCCGAGACCCTGGATCATCAGGACGGGAGGCCCCGACCGGCGCCCGGACTCGCGGTAGTGGAGCCGCACCCCGTCGGACGCTCGTACGTACGGCATCACAGGCCCCCGATGCCGCCGGTCGGCAGCCAGTCGAGCGGCGTGCCCGTGAGCGTGCCGCCCATCTCGTCGAGCAGCGCATCGATCCTGGCCTGGAGCAGATCGGCGGTCTCGAGCTCTTCGAGCGGCCCGCGCCGACGTCGCCGGAGCCGGGCGGGGGCACCGATCTCGACCCGCGCATTGCGACGGACCGGCACGGACACCGTCGCAGCGGGGAGGACCCGGACGCCCGCGGCCACGGCCGCGCCCACCAGGCGGTGGTCGATCAACCCGGATCGTTGGTTGGTGGCCTCGTGGTCGGCACCGAGCACGACGAGGCTGCCGGCGCGCAGCGCACTCTCGACCTCGGCCTCGACGGGGAGGAGGCCGCCGAGTCGTTGCATCAGCGGCCCGATCGGAGCGACGTCGGGGCGGCCGACGAAGCGGACCGGACGGTCGACCTCGGCCCCGATCGCCAATGCGGCGAGGATCGGTGCGAGCGCGAACCGTCGGGCGTTGACGACGATCAGCGCTCCGGTGCGTTTGGGCAGGTGCTCGGCGCCACCGACCGAGGTGCTCCAGCGCAGTTGACTGGCCGACCAGATCCGGTTGACGAACGCGTTGTCGCGTCCCCAGTCGTCGACCTCGTTGGCGGTCCAGGCCCGGAAGGTCTGCACCGAGGACGAGGCGAGGTCGGTGGCCGGTTTGCCGACGGCGCGGACGGGCATCGAGATCACGTCGGCGAGTTGGCGGGCGGGATTGGCCATCACGCGACCGCCCGGGCTGCTGGAGTGTGCACCACGCTGGGCCACCGGTAGAGCTGGTCGATCACGTCGCTCGTCGTGGCGGTCGGGGCGAAGCCGAGTACCTCGGCGGCGCGAGCGTTGTCGCCCAACCTGCCGCGCACCAACATCTCGTGCACGTGGTCGGGGAGCGGTGCGCCGGCGAGGTAGGCAGCGGCCTTGGCGGCGGCCCACTGCGGCCCGACGACGGGCACCGGAACACGATGGCCTCGACGGGTCGCCTGATACGCGGTGATCGCTCCCGGAGCGACGATGTTGACCGGCTCGTCGAGCGCCAGCCGGGCTGCGGCGACGAACGCCTCGGCGGCATCGTGCTGGTGGACGACGGCGAACGGAGGGTCGGACAGCGCGCTGAACGGCACCGCGGGCATGCGGAGCAGGCGTCCGAGCGGGCTCGGTACGTGAGGTCCGAGGACGCTCGCGAGACGGAGTCGGCCGACCGCGACCCCGATGCGGGAACCGATCGCCGTGGCGGTGTCTTCGATGTCGAGCAGGGTCCGGCCGTACCCACTGGTGGGGAACGGCACGACGTGTTCGTTGGGGCGGGTCACCGAATTGCGGCGACGGCCGTAGACCTCGAGGCCGCTGCGGACGACGATCGCCTCGAGCGCTCGGCATTCGGCGGCGGCGCCGAGGATCGAAGTGGCGGCATCGTCGGTAAGTTGGCGTGCGTTGCCGGGTGTGGCCCGCGAGTACGGCTCCCACACGGCGATGTGGACGACCACGTGCGGGTTGAACCGTGTGATCTCCTCGACGGTGCGGTCGTGCTGGCCGGCGACGATACGATGGAAAACCGCACGCCGAAGCCGTCGTCGAGGTGGATCGGTGCCGATGCCTTCGAGCGGTCCGACCCAGGGCTCGTTCTCGAGCAACATGGCGACGCGGCATCCGAGTTCACCGCCCATACCGCTCACGAGCACACGCTTGCCTGCCATCATGAATCACGCTAGCCCCGTCCCCAAGGTGTCGACCCGATCCGTCGGGTGGTTCGTGGTGACCCTGGCGCTCGTCGTCGGGGCCTCGGCCGTCGCCGCATCACCGGGCGCGATCGATCGTGCGGCACACGTGTCGTCGCCGGCCGAGCGGATCTTCGTTGCCGGCGAGGGTCTGACCTTCCCGATCGACCCGCTGCCGCGGTGTGAAGTGTTCGACAACTTCGGCGGCCACAGCAAGGCGTTCGGCAGCGGCGGCCACCAGGGTCTCGACATCGGCGCTGACCTCGGCCAGGAGGTGTACGCGGTCGAGGACGGCACGCTGTACCGCCAGTTCACCGACGTGTCGAGCAGCGCCGGCCTGGGCTGGGGTCTGTGGTCGACGACCGACGTGAAGTACCGCTACTACCACCTCGACGGCTTCGCCGAGGGGTTGGCGGTCGGCGACGAGGTCGTCGCGGGCCAGCTGATCGGCTACGTGGGTGACACGGGCAACGCGAGTCCGGGTGGCTGGCACCTGCACTTCGAGGTCCGCCCCGGTCCGCACCCGCGCTACGGGTCGGCCGCGCCGGTCGACCCGGTGCCGCTGCTCGCGATCCCGAGCATCTGCAACGTGTACTGATCAGCCGAAGCCGCGACTGTCCTGCTTGAGCGCCGTGTCGATCGACAGGGCGCTTGCGACCACGAGCGAGTTGAGCGGTTCGGGCGCTCGCTGGGTGATCTGGAGGACGTAGTTGTCGGCGGTGGTGAACATCGTCTTCGCGATGCCCTCGAAGGTCTTGGTGACCCGTGCGATCTCGTGGCCGTCGGCGTTCTCGATCCGGAAGTTCCAGGCCCGCCAGTTCTCCGCCTTGATCGCGCCGAGCTGCTGCCCGTCGGCCATCAGACCGAAGTTGATCTTGCCGATCATGTTCTGCTGCACGACCCGGCCGATCTCCCGGTCGTCGGCGTCGCTCACGATCACCGTCGACTTCATCACCTTGGCCGGCCGTGTGATCTGGAGGACGACGCCGCCGGTCACGTCGGTGACCTGCAACTTGTGCGTCATGAACTGGTCGAGGCTCGAGACGAGGCGCATCACCTTCTTGGCCGTGGACTGACCGACCTGGTTGACGGCGGCGATCTGTGTGCCCTGCTGGTCGAACACGCTGTACTGGTTGTTCAGCTCGATCAGCTTCGCCTTCTGGTTCACGACCAGGATCGGCTCGGTCAGGATGCCGCCGCCCCCGCCCGCCACCGGGCCGTCGAGGCCGATGCCGCGGTGACCGGTGCCGCGCAGCTGTTGATCGATGGTCTCGGCCTTGCCCTCGTTGCCGAGCGTGAGCCCGCTGTCGAGTCGGTCCATCCGGGTGGCCGGTGGCGGTGTCGGTGCGTCGACGGGGTCGGTTCCGGTGATGCCCTGGTCACTGACGTGGTCGGTCCATGCGGCGCCGTCCCAGTACCGGAGCTCGTGCCGCCCGGTCGGGTCGGGGTGCCAGTTCGCCGGAGTGTCGCTCATGTTCCGAGCCTAAGGCGTCGCCGACGCCCGAACGAGTTGTTCGTGTGGCTGCGGGCGCTCAGTGGCGGAGGCCGGCGGCGGCCATGATGACGTCGCGTGCCCACGGGTCGAGCTGACGGCCGGTCAGCCGCTCGGTGACGGCGATCGCCTTCGTGTCGTCGTCGACGAGGCCGGACCAGCGGATGTAGCCACCCATGATGCCGACGAGACGGTCGCCGAGTTCTTCGCCGTGGACGAGCAGCTTGGCACCGTTCTTCAACAGATCGTCGAGCTCGCGGTAGAACGCGGTGAGCCAGGCGTCGCGCTCGTCGGCCTTGAACGGGCGATGGCGGTATGCCAGGTTGAGATCGTCGTAGTTGTGCAGGTTGTGCGGTGCCTGGATGATCGAGATCGCGTAGTTGAAGCCGTTCTCACGGATCCAGATGATCTCCTCCTGGCGTCGGACACGACGGTGGTTGTCGCCGTAGCCGCCGGGACGCTCGCAGATCGCGAGCTTGTCCTTGAGGATCCACGTGAAATGCCGGGGCTTGATGCCCAACGCCCACTTGCCGCGCAGCTTCGGCGGCATCAGTTGGATTCCTGGATTCGATGGGATGAGAACTCGTGATGCGATGGCATTGCGGGGTCCGACTCTACCTTGCCCACGCGAACGAGCAATTCGGAGGTCCCATGTCACACGATCGGGGGCGGCCGCCGGCGGTCCGGATCAGCCTCCGACGACGCGAAGACGCTGGTTCGACCGCTCGACACGGCGCCCACCGGGGAGTTCGCAGGCCACCACGGTGCCGCGAGCCACGGCGAGCACGCGCTCGACGGCCGCCGCGTCGGGCGGGTACCCGGCGTCGAGCAGCCAGCAGCGGATCGCCCGTCGAGCGAGGACCGTCGGCGCGTCGGCGACGGCGAGCGCGTCGGTCGGGTCGATGCCGGCGGCGAGTCGATCGAGGAACTCGCTGTCGTCGCGCAGCAACCCGGCCGTTCGTTCGAGGATCGGTACGAGGTCGCGTCCGGCGATGTCGGTCAGCAGCGGCAGCGCTTCGGCCCGGATCCGGTTGCGCCACACGTCGGGTCGGTCGTTCGAGGCGTCGTGGACGGGGGTGATCCCGAGCGACCGGCACACCGCAGCGGTGTCGGTGCGACGGAGGGAGAGGATCGGGTGGGTCGGTCCGGGTCGCATCGCTCCGAGACCACCGCTGCCGCTGCCACGCACGAGCCGCAACAGCACGGTCTCGGCCTGATCGTCGGCGGTGTGACCGGTCGCCGCATCGGGCGGCAGGGTGCGCCGCCTGGCCTCCCGGGCCCGGGCCTCGAGATTGGGGCCGGGTTCGACGTCGACGGTGTGCAGTACGAATCGGACGTCGAGCCGGTCGGCGATCGCCCTGGCCCGTTCGGCGTCGTCGTGCGACTCGGCTCGGATGCCGTGATCGACGTGGTGCGCCGTGACGGCGAGGCCGGCGTCACGGGCGAGCGCGATCAGCGCCGTGGAGTCGCCACCGCCCGAGAACGCGCAGGCGATCGACGTGGCGGCCGGTGGGAACGTGCAGCGACCGAGCAACTCAGCGAACGCCGGAGCGCAGCGAGGCCCGTCGCCCGATGTCAGAGCTCTTGCTCGCGTTCGCGCTTGCCGCCCGGGAAGCGCTGCGACGACACCGTCTTGAGGTATCCGCCGACCAGCCCGACAGTGGCGCCGATACCGGCGATCAACATCGCGACGCCGATCCACCAGTGCCAGATCTGTGCAGCAAGCATGCCGTCAGCGTAGCGACCCGGGGTGGCCGCCGCTCAAGTCCGGTGGCGCCGGGACCGGCGAACGATCGCCGCAGCTGCCGACCAGGCGAGGTAGCAGAGTCCGGCCGCGGTCGCTCCGGCCCCGATCCCGACGACGTTCGCCAGGGCGTCGGTGGCCTGAACGTTGCGGGTGGTGGCGTAGCGACCCTGTGCCAGTTCGAGCCCGACGCTGATGACGGTGAGGACGGCGACGGCGATCAGCAGGCCACGCCAGGTCCAGATCGCGAAGCCGACCAGGACCGTGACGACGCTCCAGAGCGCCACGTGGACCATGAAGTCGGGTTGGGTGATGTCGGGACCCGAGGCGAGTTCGACCCGGTTCCCGGTGTCGATCCGTTCCCAGAGTCGGCGGGCCCGGTCGCCGAACAGCGATCGCAGGACGCCCGGTGCCCGATCCGAGAGCAGGAGTGCGGCGGTGGTGAGGATCGCGGCGACCCCGAGGAGTCCGACGAAGAGCCGGCCCGAGGCCGGCGGACGGTCGGCCGGT encodes:
- a CDS encoding NAD-dependent epimerase/dehydratase family protein; protein product: MAGKRVLVSGMGGELGCRVAMLLENEPWVGPLEGIGTDPPRRRLRRAVFHRIVAGQHDRTVEEITRFNPHVVVHIAVWEPYSRATPGNARQLTDDAATSILGAAAECRALEAIVVRSGLEVYGRRRNSVTRPNEHVVPFPTSGYGRTLLDIEDTATAIGSRIGVAVGRLRLASVLGPHVPSPLGRLLRMPAVPFSALSDPPFAVVHQHDAAEAFVAAARLALDEPVNIVAPGAITAYQATRRGHRVPVPVVGPQWAAAKAAAYLAGAPLPDHVHEMLVRGRLGDNARAAEVLGFAPTATTSDVIDQLYRWPSVVHTPAARAVA
- a CDS encoding M23 family metallopeptidase is translated as MNHASPVPKVSTRSVGWFVVTLALVVGASAVAASPGAIDRAAHVSSPAERIFVAGEGLTFPIDPLPRCEVFDNFGGHSKAFGSGGHQGLDIGADLGQEVYAVEDGTLYRQFTDVSSSAGLGWGLWSTTDVKYRYYHLDGFAEGLAVGDEVVAGQLIGYVGDTGNASPGGWHLHFEVRPGPHPRYGSAAPVDPVPLLAIPSICNVY
- a CDS encoding phospholipid scramblase-related protein, coding for MSDTPANWHPDPTGRHELRYWDGAAWTDHVSDQGITGTDPVDAPTPPPATRMDRLDSGLTLGNEGKAETIDQQLRGTGHRGIGLDGPVAGGGGGILTEPILVVNQKAKLIELNNQYSVFDQQGTQIAAVNQVGQSTAKKVMRLVSSLDQFMTHKLQVTDVTGGVVLQITRPAKVMKSTVIVSDADDREIGRVVQQNMIGKINFGLMADGQQLGAIKAENWRAWNFRIENADGHEIARVTKTFEGIAKTMFTTADNYVLQITQRAPEPLNSLVVASALSIDTALKQDSRGFG
- the tilS gene encoding tRNA lysidine(34) synthetase TilS, which translates into the protein MLGRCTFPPAATSIACAFSGGGDSTALIALARDAGLAVTAHHVDHGIRAESHDDAERARAIADRLDVRFVLHTVDVEPGPNLEARAREARRRTLPPDAATGHTADDQAETVLLRLVRGSGSGGLGAMRPGPTHPILSLRRTDTAAVCRSLGITPVHDASNDRPDVWRNRIRAEALPLLTDIAGRDLVPILERTAGLLRDDSEFLDRLAAGIDPTDALAVADAPTVLARRAIRCWLLDAGYPPDAAAVERVLAVARGTVVACELPGGRRVERSNQRLRVVGG